Proteins found in one Vulpes vulpes isolate BD-2025 chromosome 13, VulVul3, whole genome shotgun sequence genomic segment:
- the TP53INP1 gene encoding tumor protein p53-inducible nuclear protein 1 isoform X2 has translation MFQRLNKMFVGEVNTSSNQEPEFSEKEDDEWILVDFIDTCPGFSAAEDQAEGISEESRTEHPAVFSCLPASLECLADTSDSCLLQFESCPMEESWFITPPPCFTAGELTTLKVETSPMENLLIEHPSMSVYAVHNPCPGVGEASCGTDERHDPSSPRARKSCL, from the exons ATGTTCCAGAGACTGAATAAAATGTTTGTGGGTGAAGTCAACACTTCTTCCAACCAAGAACCAGAATTCAGTGAGAAAGAAGATGATGAATGGATTCTTGTTGACTTCATAG ACACTTGCCCTGGTTTCTCGGCAGCAGAAGACCAAGCAGAAGGCATCAGTGAAGAGTCACGTACTGAGCACCCTGCAGTCTTTTCCTGTTTGCCTGCGTCTCTGGAGTGCTTGGCTGATACCAGTGATTCCTGCTTGCTCCAGTTTGAGTCCTGTCCGATGGAGGAGAGCTGGTTTATCACCCCTCCCCCATGTTTTACTGCAGGTGAATTAACCACTCTCAAGGTGGAAACCAGTCCTATGGAAAACCTTCTCATCGAACATCCCAGCATGTCCGTCTATGCTGTGCACAACCCCTGCCCCGGTGTCGGTGAGGCCAGCTGCGGGACTGATGAACGTCATGACCCAAGTAGCCCCAG